The Thermoplasmataceae archaeon genome has a segment encoding these proteins:
- the secY gene encoding preprotein translocase subunit SecY, whose translation MAAEIQRNKGIAIPIIILFGIVLAGFYYFSGYTGFKLLIAALLIAPLFYIAYLIASYKGPKKSKLYGIEGLTAKLPAVKKAKGHVEFKYKLMWTAIIVILYFALTNVYVYGLNTSQTVDVFASFRAIFAGASGSLMDLGIGPIVTASIVMQLFAGAKIFNLDLQNSEDKAIYQGMQKLLVIIMIFVEAIPQAFGYLVPDASLVSSINAVVPGYGGFLSQAIIVMQLFLGSYLVFLMDEVVSKYGIGSGISLFIAAGVSQQLFTGTFNWLPQVVGTPLSLATGNTPAGAIPKMIFIITHASSGYMYSNGAVQILFQQPNPMIALVGTLLIFFIVAYFQSSKIELPIAHERVRGARGRYPIQLFYASNIPVILATALLANVSMWTLLFWNSPVLSKIPIIGHNGLLGSYPSAAMIASYGSNVLQNTTPTGGLAYYLFTPNGLSDWLFPILQPSSYSSILLGHAPWQEGMHILVFVAFMVIASVIFAKFWIETTNMGASSVAKQIQSSGMQIPGFRRDPKVMERVLSKYIPAITVFSGATVGLLAAGANLIGTVGDTSGTGLLLAVGIVIQTYEAMGREQLMEMHPVIRQFFAGG comes from the coding sequence ATGGCGGCGGAGATACAGAGAAATAAGGGAATAGCAATTCCCATAATCATCCTTTTTGGGATCGTTCTTGCGGGATTCTATTACTTCAGCGGCTATACGGGCTTTAAACTTCTGATCGCTGCTCTGCTGATTGCGCCTTTATTCTATATCGCGTATCTCATCGCAAGCTATAAGGGCCCCAAAAAGAGCAAGCTGTACGGAATTGAAGGTCTAACAGCCAAGTTACCGGCTGTGAAGAAAGCGAAGGGTCACGTAGAATTCAAGTACAAGTTGATGTGGACTGCCATCATCGTAATTCTCTATTTTGCACTGACTAATGTCTATGTCTATGGGTTAAACACATCGCAGACAGTGGATGTCTTTGCCTCGTTCAGGGCAATATTTGCTGGAGCTTCCGGTTCACTGATGGATCTGGGTATCGGCCCAATAGTTACGGCAAGCATAGTCATGCAACTTTTCGCTGGCGCAAAGATCTTCAATCTTGATCTGCAAAATTCCGAGGACAAGGCTATTTACCAGGGGATGCAGAAGCTACTTGTGATAATTATGATATTTGTGGAGGCAATCCCACAGGCTTTTGGATATCTTGTTCCAGATGCTTCGCTGGTCTCTTCGATCAATGCAGTTGTTCCTGGCTACGGGGGGTTCCTTTCACAGGCAATAATAGTAATGCAGTTGTTCTTGGGGTCATATCTGGTTTTCTTGATGGACGAAGTAGTCTCAAAGTATGGGATTGGATCAGGTATCTCACTGTTCATTGCCGCAGGCGTTTCGCAGCAACTGTTCACCGGTACTTTCAACTGGCTACCTCAGGTTGTAGGAACACCCCTCAGTCTCGCCACGGGAAATACGCCGGCTGGAGCTATTCCTAAGATGATTTTCATCATTACCCATGCTTCATCAGGATATATGTACAGCAATGGAGCAGTGCAGATACTCTTTCAACAGCCTAATCCCATGATTGCGCTTGTGGGAACGTTGCTGATATTCTTCATAGTAGCATACTTCCAGAGCAGTAAGATAGAACTTCCAATAGCCCATGAGAGGGTAAGGGGAGCAAGGGGCCGTTATCCTATACAGCTGTTTTATGCCTCAAATATCCCGGTCATACTTGCTACTGCACTTCTTGCCAATGTTTCAATGTGGACTTTGCTTTTCTGGAACAGTCCGGTTTTGAGTAAGATTCCGATAATTGGGCATAACGGCCTGCTCGGGTCTTACCCGTCAGCGGCAATGATAGCCTCATACGGGTCTAACGTGTTGCAGAATACTACCCCTACAGGAGGTCTCGCATACTACCTGTTCACACCCAACGGGTTGTCAGACTGGTTGTTCCCAATATTGCAGCCTTCATCCTATTCAAGCATATTGTTAGGGCATGCACCGTGGCAGGAGGGAATGCATATACTGGTTTTTGTTGCATTCATGGTAATAGCATCTGTTATTTTTGCTAAGTTCTGGATCGAGACAACAAATATGGGTGCAAGCTCTGTGGCTAAACAGATTCAATCTAGCGGGATGCAGATTCCCGGATTCAGAAGGGATCCAAAGGTCATGGAAAGGGTACTTTCTAAGTACATTCCTGCAATTACTGTATTCAGTGGGGCTACCGTTGGCTTGCTGGCAGCAGGGGCTAACCTTATTGGTACTGTAGGAGATACCAGTGGTACGGGTCTATTACTTGCTGTGGGCATTGTGATTCAGACGTATGAAGCGATGGGAAGAGAGCAACTAATGGAAATGCACCCTGTAATAAGACAGTTCTTTGCGGGAGGATGA
- a CDS encoding adenylate kinase, which produces MRVVICGVAGVGKSTVLEIVSKKTHYDIINYGTLMFEMAKEIHLVEDRDQLRKLNVDTQVNLQKKASNAIGRMDNVIIDTHMAIKSPRGYLPGLPEWVLRELKISSYFLLEADEKIIESRRNKDGTRRRDEDTVESIREHQQVNRMFALSYAVFSGATVNFIENPEGKPEIAADNIVKRLVAGE; this is translated from the coding sequence ATGAGAGTTGTAATTTGTGGGGTAGCCGGTGTTGGAAAATCCACAGTTCTTGAAATAGTGTCCAAAAAGACCCACTATGACATCATCAACTATGGAACGCTTATGTTTGAGATGGCAAAGGAGATACACCTTGTTGAAGACAGGGACCAACTACGCAAGCTGAATGTGGACACGCAGGTCAACCTCCAGAAGAAAGCCTCAAATGCAATTGGCCGAATGGACAACGTTATCATCGACACCCATATGGCCATAAAGAGCCCAAGAGGATATCTTCCGGGGTTGCCTGAATGGGTTTTACGTGAATTGAAGATCTCTTCGTATTTCCTACTTGAGGCTGATGAAAAAATAATAGAGAGCCGCAGAAACAAGGATGGAACAAGGAGGAGGGATGAAGATACAGTGGAATCCATCAGGGAACACCAGCAGGTAAACAGAATGTTTGCACTTTCTTATGCAGTGTTCTCAGGAGCGACGGTGAATTTCATAGAAAATCCTGAGGGTAAACCAGAAATAGCAGCAGATAATATAGTCAAGAGGTTGGTAGCTGGTGAGTGA
- a CDS encoding EMC3/TMCO1 family protein gives MSDTNVQKPMSSQDAMKKTMGFQFIYMFMMLIMLVLLSQQSIRNTIGSAMNVVLFPVFGFGYAMPLMTIFLIGILIGLITSIPRYLFTDWISMGRSQNRMKAFNKVYREAFRQNQKDKVAKLNKMRMDITMEQQQQSMNTMKPLMILTFFIFLIYYWLFVFVPALPYQIIATPWDPNINLATAYVWIAPYWMGIYFVASLVIGYFATMIIKYVDFSFKLKKYEKREIDAINN, from the coding sequence GTGAGTGATACAAACGTACAGAAACCGATGTCATCGCAGGATGCGATGAAGAAGACTATGGGCTTTCAGTTCATATACATGTTCATGATGCTTATCATGCTGGTTCTTCTTTCGCAACAGTCCATAAGAAATACCATCGGCTCTGCAATGAACGTTGTCCTCTTCCCGGTTTTCGGCTTCGGCTACGCAATGCCTCTAATGACAATCTTTCTCATAGGTATACTCATAGGCCTCATAACTTCCATCCCGAGATATCTTTTCACTGACTGGATCAGCATGGGTAGAAGCCAGAACAGAATGAAAGCATTCAACAAAGTATACAGGGAAGCATTCCGGCAGAATCAGAAAGACAAGGTCGCCAAACTAAATAAGATGAGAATGGACATCACAATGGAACAGCAGCAGCAATCCATGAATACGATGAAACCGCTCATGATATTGACGTTTTTCATTTTCCTGATCTATTACTGGCTTTTCGTTTTTGTTCCGGCTCTTCCGTACCAGATCATTGCTACGCCCTGGGACCCGAATATAAACCTCGCCACGGCATATGTGTGGATTGCGCCATACTGGATGGGAATCTATTTTGTGGCAAGCCTGGTGATAGGCTATTTCGCAACGATGATCATAAAATACGTAGATTTCTCATTCAAGCTCAAGAAATATGAGAAGAGAGAGATAGATGCTATTAACAATTAG
- a CDS encoding AAA family ATPase — protein sequence MLLTISGDIGSGKSTVAHLLSARLGYAYVSGGDIFRQEAKKRGMTLVEFGTLAERDDSIDRELDRILLQELGTKKNVIVDSRLSGWLCFMNGIYAIKVFVTAPFEIRVRRVMYRENQPEEQVREEIINREESEKKRYMSYYDIDYARKDIYDLIVDSGSKSAEEIADELYDRVLAVSGK from the coding sequence ATGCTATTAACAATTAGTGGCGACATAGGTAGTGGTAAATCTACTGTCGCACATCTTCTTTCCGCTAGGCTTGGCTATGCTTATGTCTCCGGAGGGGACATTTTTCGTCAGGAAGCTAAAAAGCGTGGCATGACACTGGTCGAGTTCGGAACACTTGCCGAACGAGATGACAGCATAGACCGTGAATTAGACAGGATCCTGCTGCAGGAGCTCGGGACCAAGAAGAACGTGATAGTGGATTCCAGGCTTTCAGGATGGTTATGCTTTATGAATGGAATATATGCCATCAAGGTCTTCGTAACAGCGCCCTTTGAGATAAGGGTAAGAAGAGTAATGTACAGGGAAAACCAGCCTGAGGAACAAGTAAGGGAAGAGATAATTAACAGGGAAGAATCTGAGAAGAAGAGATATATGTCATATTATGACATAGACTATGCCAGAAAGGACATTTACGATCTGATCGTGGATTCAGGAAGCAAGAGTGCCGAAGAAATAGCGGATGAACTTTATGATAGGGTCTTGGCAGTCTCCGGAAAGTGA
- a CDS encoding RNA-guided pseudouridylation complex pseudouridine synthase subunit Cbf5: MIGSWQSPESEPEGFIVIDKPKGPTSHQVDFWVRKITGCDRVGHIGTLDPNVSGVLVMAMGRATKLIEIAHEEPKEYICVMRTYADVPEDRIREVLKEFTGDIYQLPPVRSAVARNLRIRKIYSIDLMEYAGRLSLLKIKCESGTYIRTLCTDMGYALGCGAQMAELRRTATGPFNEEHMVTLQELKDAVYLKDTSSGKRYSEILLPVEFMFRGYPKIVVKNSSLENIAHGSDLFPGGIKAIIGTPSRGERVCVVSEDNYVVGTGKMMVSYNDILDLKVVDFDRILISPRTKVAVKNEQIQKRDIVVRQEKRQGRPPVQRFGTRPRRDTRRLEERKNPRNTGGEKPGWNTGFKGNPYQLRKKKNKGRIR, translated from the coding sequence ATGATAGGGTCTTGGCAGTCTCCGGAAAGTGAACCTGAAGGGTTTATTGTAATAGACAAGCCAAAGGGCCCGACCAGCCACCAGGTGGACTTCTGGGTGAGGAAAATAACGGGGTGCGATAGGGTAGGACATATCGGAACTCTTGATCCGAATGTTTCCGGCGTCCTGGTGATGGCAATGGGGCGTGCCACGAAGCTCATAGAGATAGCACATGAAGAGCCAAAGGAATATATCTGTGTAATGAGGACGTATGCCGATGTTCCGGAGGATCGAATCAGAGAGGTTCTCAAGGAGTTCACTGGTGATATCTACCAGCTTCCACCGGTGAGATCAGCCGTTGCCAGAAACCTGCGTATCAGGAAGATTTATTCCATAGATCTCATGGAATACGCTGGCAGACTATCTCTTCTCAAGATCAAATGTGAATCTGGAACATATATCAGGACACTCTGTACAGACATGGGGTATGCGCTTGGATGCGGTGCGCAGATGGCAGAACTGAGAAGAACAGCTACCGGGCCGTTCAACGAGGAACATATGGTTACTCTCCAGGAATTAAAGGACGCCGTTTACCTCAAGGACACGTCTTCAGGGAAACGTTATTCGGAAATTCTTCTCCCAGTAGAATTCATGTTCAGGGGATACCCAAAGATAGTAGTTAAGAATAGTTCACTTGAGAATATAGCACATGGATCTGATCTCTTCCCTGGAGGAATAAAGGCTATAATAGGCACACCCTCCAGGGGAGAAAGGGTATGTGTTGTATCAGAAGATAACTACGTTGTTGGCACCGGCAAGATGATGGTTTCGTACAATGACATTCTAGACCTGAAAGTGGTGGACTTTGATAGAATCCTTATATCCCCAAGAACTAAGGTAGCTGTCAAAAATGAGCAAATCCAGAAAAGAGATATTGTGGTACGGCAAGAGAAGCGGCAGGGACGTCCACCTGTTCAAAGATTTGGAACAAGACCCAGAAGGGATACTCGACGACTTGAGGAAAGGAAAAATCCCAGAAACACAGGGGGAGAAAAACCAGGGTGGAATACCGGATTTAAGGGAAATCCTTATCAATTACGGAAAAAGAAGAATAAGGGAAGAATTCGCTGA
- a CDS encoding ribosomal biogenesis protein: protein MINSYFESAISFASLSGVTYQEDDPCLFFIRNLERVPDNEEGSEVMREMWQTGIDLCDFRRTLSEYLKKEVRKIMYNTSGLVGEDLSLDILSTGGGLKRLVKYPSSTIQVLGAEKSFFKHMTTGSPPPKHGVIFRHPEVSPLKSSMRGKVSRMIANKIAITTRADYLGTKLDIELMKQQMDKRIKQIKSGQ, encoded by the coding sequence ATGATAAACAGCTATTTTGAGAGCGCCATATCCTTTGCCTCATTGTCTGGAGTTACTTATCAGGAAGATGATCCCTGTTTATTTTTCATTAGGAATCTTGAGAGGGTTCCAGATAACGAAGAGGGATCTGAAGTTATGAGGGAGATGTGGCAGACAGGAATCGACCTCTGTGATTTCAGGAGAACACTTTCCGAGTATCTCAAGAAAGAAGTCAGAAAAATCATGTATAACACTTCCGGGTTGGTGGGAGAGGATCTCAGCCTGGATATTTTATCAACAGGCGGTGGACTGAAAAGGCTCGTGAAATATCCGTCCAGTACAATTCAGGTTCTTGGAGCCGAAAAGTCGTTTTTCAAACATATGACAACGGGAAGTCCACCTCCAAAACATGGAGTAATATTCCGACACCCTGAAGTCTCCCCATTAAAGTCATCAATGAGGGGAAAAGTATCACGCATGATAGCCAACAAGATAGCTATCACTACGAGAGCAGATTACCTTGGAACTAAGCTCGATATAGAGTTAATGAAACAGCAGATGGATAAAAGAATCAAGCAGATAAAATCAGGTCAGTAG
- the purF gene encoding amidophosphoribosyltransferase, whose amino-acid sequence MDFPQQEEDLITGQKPNDHCAVVGVISPDQAYGFILSSLKSLQHRGQESAGIAAFDGSMMKVKKGMGLVNDVFSDKDNPISGNVGIGHTRYSTMGTKTIENAGPFVISSASGYLAISHNGEITNADLLSEELKRRGATFSTSTDTEVMLMEFSKEIADNGLVNGMKIAMSKLRGAYSAAFMIDDRLFAIRDPLGIRPLILGKAENTYIVASESCAMDVLGGEIIRDVLPGEVVELTLLGPKRLFLAPSHDEAHCMFEYVYFARPDSIIDNIEVFETRIKLGRFLAGESTVEADVVIPVPDSGRAQALGFSQQSGIVYSEGLIKNRYSGRTFIMPSQAQRTASIKMKLNAIRSVVDGKRVVLVDDSIVRGNTMKHIVSLLRKAGATEVHVRIGSPQIVAPCYFGVDMKTKDQFIARGKTVEEINREIGADSLAYISIEGLVRSIGMERKSLCLGCLTAEYPVSIPGEKYLYQRDLTNY is encoded by the coding sequence GTGGATTTCCCGCAGCAAGAAGAAGATCTTATAACTGGGCAAAAACCAAATGATCATTGTGCGGTAGTAGGGGTGATATCCCCAGACCAAGCATATGGCTTTATATTAAGCTCGTTAAAGTCTCTCCAGCACAGAGGTCAGGAAAGCGCAGGGATAGCTGCATTTGATGGCTCCATGATGAAAGTAAAAAAAGGGATGGGGCTGGTAAACGATGTTTTTTCCGATAAAGATAATCCAATTTCTGGAAATGTGGGAATTGGCCATACAAGATATTCCACAATGGGAACGAAGACCATTGAAAATGCTGGCCCATTTGTAATTTCAAGCGCATCTGGATATCTCGCCATATCACATAACGGAGAAATTACTAATGCCGATCTGCTCAGCGAAGAGCTGAAAAGAAGGGGCGCTACATTTTCAACCTCTACTGATACTGAAGTAATGTTAATGGAATTTTCCAAGGAAATTGCTGATAATGGCCTTGTCAATGGCATGAAAATCGCAATGTCAAAACTTCGAGGGGCATATTCAGCCGCATTTATGATTGACGACAGGCTTTTTGCAATCAGAGATCCTTTGGGCATAAGGCCGCTTATACTTGGAAAAGCAGAAAATACCTACATAGTGGCTTCAGAAAGCTGCGCCATGGATGTTCTCGGAGGAGAGATCATCCGCGATGTTCTGCCTGGTGAGGTTGTAGAATTGACCCTGCTTGGCCCTAAACGCCTTTTCCTGGCGCCTTCTCACGATGAAGCACACTGTATGTTCGAATATGTTTACTTCGCGAGACCGGACAGTATAATAGATAATATAGAGGTCTTTGAAACGAGGATTAAACTGGGCAGGTTTCTCGCTGGAGAGAGCACCGTGGAGGCAGATGTTGTGATTCCTGTTCCAGATTCTGGCAGGGCGCAGGCACTGGGCTTTTCACAGCAATCAGGGATAGTTTACAGTGAGGGGTTGATCAAAAACAGGTACTCCGGAAGGACTTTCATCATGCCCTCACAGGCACAGAGAACCGCTTCTATAAAGATGAAGCTTAATGCGATCCGGTCGGTCGTGGATGGTAAACGTGTCGTGCTGGTCGATGACAGCATAGTCCGAGGGAATACCATGAAACATATCGTTTCCCTGTTGAGAAAGGCGGGTGCAACAGAAGTCCATGTGAGAATCGGTTCCCCTCAGATTGTTGCTCCGTGTTACTTCGGCGTTGACATGAAGACAAAGGATCAGTTTATTGCCAGGGGAAAAACAGTTGAAGAAATAAACAGGGAAATTGGTGCAGATTCCCTCGCGTATATCTCAATAGAGGGGCTTGTGAGATCCATAGGGATGGAAAGAAAGAGCCTCTGCCTTGGCTGCCTGACCGCTGAGTATCCAGTAAGCATACCAGGAGAGAAATATCTCTACCAGAGAGATCTCACCAACTACTGA
- a CDS encoding 50S ribosomal protein L37e encodes MSTGTSSMGKMNNKKVHITCRRCGHHTYHIRQKRCSHCGFPAARRRSYNWAKTK; translated from the coding sequence ATGAGTACTGGAACTAGCTCAATGGGGAAGATGAACAATAAGAAGGTTCATATTACTTGCAGGAGATGTGGGCATCACACTTACCACATCAGGCAAAAGAGGTGCTCTCACTGTGGATTTCCCGCAGCAAGAAGAAGATCTTATAACTGGGCAAAAACCAAATGA
- a CDS encoding LSM domain-containing protein, translating into MPKPIINAIKPLDVLKNSIEKNVLVDVKGNRGYSGILEGYDVYMNLVIRDAGEIIGGESKGVHERILVRGDNVIFVSPSRSD; encoded by the coding sequence ATGCCAAAACCCATCATTAATGCTATTAAACCGCTTGACGTGCTAAAAAACTCCATAGAGAAAAATGTGCTTGTAGATGTGAAAGGGAACAGAGGATACTCTGGCATACTGGAAGGATACGATGTTTACATGAATCTTGTGATCAGGGATGCTGGCGAAATAATCGGCGGTGAATCTAAGGGAGTTCACGAGAGGATCCTTGTAAGAGGAGACAATGTAATTTTCGTTTCGCCATCAAGGAGTGATTGA
- a CDS encoding site-2 protease family protein, with protein sequence MFNDYFRPSSREETRDILISVGALTLAFFILNAIHSPTRLSAYDAAEYMLEAVVGMASAFLLHELSHRYLARKYGGTAYFRMWPFGIVLALITSVIGIIFAAPGAVNISGLYGKDQVGKIALAGPMTNLILGIIFLGIAAATLPGSLMSNVFYFAATINVWFSFFNMIPFPPLDGSKVIRWNMSYYLIFTASSLAMAVYLFF encoded by the coding sequence GTGTTTAACGATTATTTCAGGCCGTCCAGCAGAGAAGAGACTCGCGATATCCTGATTTCAGTTGGTGCTCTTACCCTGGCCTTCTTCATTCTCAATGCTATACACAGCCCGACGCGGCTCAGTGCTTATGATGCAGCCGAATATATGCTTGAGGCGGTTGTTGGGATGGCATCAGCTTTTCTTCTCCATGAATTATCACATAGGTATCTCGCCAGAAAATATGGAGGTACCGCGTACTTCAGAATGTGGCCATTCGGCATAGTACTTGCACTGATAACTTCGGTGATCGGGATCATATTTGCGGCTCCTGGAGCCGTGAACATTTCTGGGTTATATGGAAAAGACCAGGTCGGGAAGATAGCACTGGCGGGACCAATGACTAACCTGATACTGGGTATTATCTTCCTCGGAATTGCAGCAGCTACATTGCCTGGTTCTCTTATGTCAAATGTTTTCTATTTCGCCGCAACCATCAATGTGTGGTTTTCGTTCTTCAACATGATACCGTTCCCTCCTCTGGACGGGTCAAAGGTAATAAGGTGGAACATGAGCTATTATCTTATTTTCACGGCATCTTCGCTTGCGATGGCCGTGTATCTGTTCTTTTAA
- a CDS encoding zinc finger domain-containing protein, whose amino-acid sequence MKYKDTCTSCGIGLVEVGYSIFDCPNCGEEVIGRCKDCREHSTHYVCGSCGFEGP is encoded by the coding sequence ATGAAGTATAAGGATACATGCACATCTTGCGGGATTGGGCTTGTTGAGGTAGGGTATTCGATATTCGACTGCCCCAACTGCGGAGAAGAAGTTATTGGCAGATGCAAGGACTGCAGGGAACACTCTACGCATTACGTCTGCGGCTCTTGCGGATTCGAAGGACCTTAG
- a CDS encoding elongation factor 1-beta → MGDVCVVFKVLPEDSELKIELLESRIVERIKGICEVNKVGVEDIGFGIKALKVQVVVPDEEGKIDRVEQAISAVPGVGQVDSEDVTLV, encoded by the coding sequence ATGGGCGACGTTTGCGTGGTGTTCAAGGTGCTTCCGGAGGATTCGGAGCTGAAGATTGAGTTGCTGGAAAGCAGGATTGTTGAGAGGATAAAAGGAATTTGCGAAGTCAACAAGGTAGGGGTGGAAGACATAGGCTTTGGTATAAAGGCTCTGAAAGTCCAGGTTGTTGTTCCCGATGAAGAAGGAAAGATAGACAGGGTAGAGCAGGCCATTTCTGCCGTTCCTGGCGTGGGCCAAGTGGACAGTGAAGACGTAACACTGGTCTAA
- a CDS encoding HAD family hydrolase: MPEAKTVFFDLDDTLTDYAYARIYAFVELKNHFSELINAPLFEMDRVWTESWYRFLPSTPIKTDSEMMLFRSRRLGMVFEHFGMKPHKQEITDAVRIFTDSYDSSLSPVPGAKKLLYELKKKHTLICVITNNPTVGQARKLELCGLSDLVDILVTSGEVGVSKPDSRIFEFAMTKADTIPSETVMVGDTWEQDIVGAINAGIRAVWLNRFSVKMPVEVDHVREISSYVPLGPAINAILG; encoded by the coding sequence ATGCCAGAAGCAAAAACGGTTTTCTTCGACCTTGATGACACGCTAACAGATTATGCGTATGCCAGGATATACGCGTTTGTGGAATTGAAGAATCATTTTTCAGAGTTAATAAATGCACCGCTCTTTGAAATGGACCGTGTGTGGACAGAATCATGGTACAGATTTCTCCCGAGTACCCCGATCAAAACAGACAGTGAGATGATGCTGTTCAGGAGCAGGCGGCTGGGCATGGTATTTGAGCACTTCGGGATGAAACCACACAAGCAGGAGATTACTGATGCAGTAAGAATTTTCACTGATAGTTATGACTCAAGTTTGAGTCCCGTGCCCGGGGCAAAAAAACTACTTTACGAGCTCAAGAAGAAACACACGTTGATATGTGTCATAACCAACAACCCCACTGTAGGCCAGGCTAGGAAACTTGAATTGTGTGGCCTGAGTGATCTTGTAGATATTCTCGTTACCTCTGGAGAGGTTGGAGTTTCAAAGCCGGATTCAAGAATTTTTGAATTTGCGATGACCAAGGCAGACACTATACCGAGTGAAACCGTAATGGTTGGCGATACCTGGGAACAGGATATCGTTGGAGCTATTAATGCAGGCATACGTGCGGTTTGGCTCAACCGGTTTTCCGTAAAAATGCCGGTAGAGGTGGATCATGTCAGGGAAATCTCATCATATGTTCCGCTTGGTCCGGCAATTAATGCAATTCTCGGATAA
- a CDS encoding SDR family oxidoreductase, whose protein sequence is MAVTICTMTVCYVMVNRNRNVAIMGVSETLGIPLISNFIRKGWDVFISSRNGNKLESIASSLKHMGNVYFLAGDLASKEDTSRIINKVMDSLGSIDCLVIQVGGYGEDNIDEPNQLSPMLTSHVNIPVNVSSTALRFMKPGSSIILFSSVETFRYPDPKKLSYSLAKSALNSITMSMAAYLLKKGIRVNAVAPYSIGGSADDYVLGGPRDPPELISNAVTWLADSESLLVDGVVLPVDGGTRLRH, encoded by the coding sequence ATGGCTGTAACTATTTGCACAATGACGGTATGTTACGTTATGGTAAACAGAAATCGTAATGTTGCCATAATGGGTGTCAGCGAAACTCTTGGGATTCCCCTAATCTCGAATTTCATAAGAAAGGGCTGGGATGTTTTCATTTCCTCCAGAAATGGTAACAAGCTTGAGAGCATTGCAAGTTCCTTAAAGCACATGGGAAACGTCTACTTTTTGGCTGGTGACCTGGCCAGCAAGGAGGATACAAGCAGAATTATTAACAAAGTTATGGATTCTCTTGGGTCCATTGATTGCCTGGTGATTCAGGTCGGTGGATATGGCGAGGATAATATTGATGAACCGAATCAGCTCTCACCAATGTTAACGTCGCATGTAAACATACCGGTGAACGTTTCCTCCACGGCATTAAGATTCATGAAGCCAGGTTCTTCCATAATTCTATTCAGCAGCGTGGAAACCTTCCGATACCCTGATCCGAAGAAATTATCCTATTCGCTGGCAAAAAGTGCCCTTAACAGCATCACAATGTCAATGGCAGCTTATCTGCTGAAGAAGGGCATTCGCGTCAATGCAGTGGCACCTTATTCAATCGGCGGTTCAGCGGATGATTACGTACTTGGAGGACCAAGAGACCCCCCAGAACTCATTTCTAACGCTGTAACATGGCTAGCAGACAGTGAATCACTACTGGTCGATGGAGTGGTCCTTCCAGTGGATGGTGGTACCCGTCTCAGGCACTGA
- a CDS encoding 50S ribosomal protein L44e, which translates to MPKTMMMYCRFCNKHTPHEVERVRKKKASEFKAGQRRFRRVTSGFGGFPRPKFEGREKPTKRVSIRFRCQTCKRASTHPTQRAKKFELMEA; encoded by the coding sequence ATGCCAAAGACAATGATGATGTATTGCAGATTCTGCAACAAGCATACCCCGCATGAGGTCGAAAGAGTAAGGAAGAAGAAGGCCAGTGAATTCAAGGCGGGACAGAGAAGATTCAGGCGCGTTACCTCTGGTTTTGGAGGTTTTCCAAGGCCTAAGTTTGAAGGAAGAGAGAAGCCAACTAAAAGAGTAAGCATAAGGTTCAGGTGTCAAACGTGCAAGAGGGCATCGACACATCCTACACAGAGGGCAAAGAAATTTGAGCTTATGGAGGCGTGA
- a CDS encoding 30S ribosomal protein S27e yields MSEQKFVKLKSIGNKFIKIKCKDCGSEQITYSKGSSTVICNICGATIAKPTGGTISVSGEFSGEA; encoded by the coding sequence ATGAGTGAGCAGAAATTTGTCAAATTGAAAAGCATTGGAAACAAATTCATAAAGATAAAATGTAAGGACTGTGGAAGTGAACAGATTACTTATTCCAAAGGTTCATCAACTGTTATATGTAACATTTGCGGTGCTACAATAGCTAAGCCCACGGGCGGAACCATATCGGTTTCCGGGGAATTCAGCGGAGAAGCATAA